The DNA window CGCGACATCCTGCCGTCGGCGCTGATCAACAAGCCCGCGCCGGCGTTTGCGCTGCCGATCCTGCACGACCCGCAGACCACCGTGCGCAGTGAAGAACTGCGTGGCGCGCCCTACGTGCTGAACGTGTGGGGCAGCTGGTGCGCGGCCTGCCGCGAAGAGCACCCGGTGCTGACCGCGTTTGCCGAAACCAAGCGCGTGCGCGTGATCGGCTACAACTGGAAGGATGAGCCGGCCGACGCGCTGCGCTGGCTGGAGACGCTGGGCAACCCGTTCGTGCTGGTGCTGGCCGATATGGAAGGCCGCACCGCGATTGACTGGGGCGTGACCGCTGCACCGGAAACCTTCCTGGTGGATGCCAGTGGCGTGGTGCGGTGGAAGTACAGCGGCGCGCTCACCCAGCGCGTGATTGATACCCAGCTGCTGCCGGAACTGGACAAACTGGACCGTGCCCATGCGCAACCTGTTGCTACGCCGCCGCCGGCCGAGTGAAGCCCGCGCGGGTGCCTGCCGCACGACCAACGGTCGTGCGCTACCGGCATGGTGGCTTGGGATTGCCTGCCGCACGACCAACGGTCGTGCGCTACCGGTTTGGTGGCTTGGGATTGCCTGCCGCACGACCAACGGTCGTGCGCTACCGGAATCTTGCCGGACCGTGGTAGCGCACGACCGTTGGTCGTGCGGCGCGATCTTGCTGGCGATGCTCCTCGCGCTGCTGATGCCACTGCTGGCATCCGCGCAGGCGGTCAGCGACCCCACTCCGTTGCAGTACCGCGATGCGGCTGAAGAAGCGCGCTTCCATGCATTGGCCGCCGAACTGCGCTGCGTGCAGTGCCAGAACCAATCCCTGGCCGATTCCAACGCCCAGATCGCGCATGACTTGCGCCGTGAAGTGCTCACCCTGATGCAGCAGGGCAACAGCGATGCGCAGATCAAGCAGTTCCTGGTCGAGCGCTACGGCGAGTTCGTGCTGTATCGCCCGGCCATGGATGCCCGCAACAGCCTGCTCTGGTTCGGCCCGCTGGGCGTGCTGCTGATCGGGGCCGGCACCGTGTTCTGGGTGGTGCGGCGACGCAGCCGCACGGTACAACCGATGGATGAAAGCGAGGAACGCTGGTGAACCTGTGGCTGCCTGCTTTTGCTGCGTTGGCTGCAGCCGTGATGGCGCTGATGGTGCTGTGGCCGCTGCGTGGCAGTGGGCGCAAGGGTTTCATTGCCCTGACCGTGGCACTGGGTGTCGCCGGCTGTGCGCTGTATGTGCTGGTGGGCACGCCTGAGGCGGCCACGCCGCGTACGGAAACCGCAGCCTCCAACGACCTGCAACAAGGCATTCGCGACCTACAGCAGGCGCTGGAACGCGAGCCGCAGCGCGCCGACGGCTGGGCGCTGCTGGGGCGTTCGCAGTTGGCGTTGGGGCGAACCGAAGAAGCCAACGCCGCGTTCGAACGCGCGGTAGCACTGGCTCCGGATGAAGCACCGGTGCTGGTGGAAGCCGCGCAGGCGCGCGCGCAGGCACATGCCACCCGGCAGTTCGACGACACCGCGCTGCAATGGCTTCGCCATGCGCAGCAGGTGGATCCCAACAGCGAACGTGCGGCATGGCTGATCGGCGTAGCACTGCGCCAGCGTGGGCAGAACGCCGAAGCGGCGCAGGTGTGGGAGGCGTTGCTGCCGAAGCTGGAACCTGGCGCGGCGGCGGCATTGCGTGAGCAGATTGCGATTGCGCGTGGGGCCGGTGGCGATGCGCCGGCTGCCGCATCGGGCGGTCACGCGCTTCAGGTTTCAGTGGCACTGGCCGCCGGAACGAAGGCAGACGCCCTGCCCGCCAACGCCACCGTGTTCATCATCGCCCGCCAGCCCGGCGGCCCGCCGATGCCGGTGGCGGTGGAGAAGCACGCGCTGTCCGATCTGCCGATCACGGTGACACTGGATGATGGCGATAGCCCGATGCCGACGGTGAAGCTGTCCGCATTGGACGAGGTGGAGGTGTTTGCACGGGTATCGGCCAGTGGGCAGGCGAACCGGCAGGAAGGCGATGTGGACTCCGCGCCGGTGCGGGTGAAGCTGCCGCACACCGGCACCGTGGAACTCTCCTTGCCGTAGAGCCACGCCCTGCCTTCGCGCCGCGCGGCTAGAATGCCCCCATGACCGAATTCATCCCGCCCGGCACCCGCTACCACCCCCTGCCCTCGCCCTTCGCGTTCAAGCGCGGTGGCGAACTGCACGGTGCGCATGTGGCCTACGAAACCTGGGGCACCCTCAACGAACGCGCAGACAACGCCGTCCTGATCGTCACCGGTCTGTCCCCGGACGCCCACGCCGCCGCCAATGCTGACAACCCCGCTCCGGGCTGGTGGGAAGCCATGGTCGGCCCGAACAAGCCCATCGACACCGACCGTTGGTTCGTGATCTGCGTGAACTCCCTGGGCAGCTGCAAAGGCTCCACGGGGCCGGCCTCGCTCAATCCGGCCACCAGCGAACCGTATCGCCTGAGCTTCCCGGAACTGTCCATCGAAGACGGTGCCCGTGCAGCTGTTGAAGTGGTCCGCGCCCTGGGCGTCACCGAACTGGCCTGCGTGATCGGCAACTCCATGGGCGGCATGACCGCGCTGGCGCTGCTGCGCTTGCACCCAGGCATTGCGCGCAGCCATATCAACATTTCCGGCAGTGCACAGGCGCTGCCGTTCTCCATTGCTATTCGTTCGCTGCAGCGCGAGGCGATCCGGCTGGACCCGCAGTGGAATGGCGGGCGCTACACCGAAACCGACTACCCGGAATCGGGCATGCGCATGGCCCGCAAGCTGGGGGTCATCACCTACCGTTCGGCGCTGGAATGGGACGGGCGCTTTGGTCGTGTGCGGCTGGATTCGGACCAGACCGATGATGATCCGTTCGGTTTGGAGTTCCAGGTGGAAAGCTACCTGGAAGGCCACGCGCGCCGCTTCGTGCGCTTCTTCGATCCGAACTGCTATCTGTACCTGAGCCGTTCGATGGACTGGTTCGATCTGGCTGAGTACGGGGATGGCGACGTGATGGCCGGGCTGGCGCAGATCAAGGTGGCCAAGGCACTGGCGATTGGCGCCAATACCGACATTCTGTTCCCGGTGCAGCAGCAACAGCAGATTGCCGATGGGCTGCGTGCCGGTGGGGCGGAAGCGGAGTTCATCGGGCTGGAATCACCACAGGGGCATGATGCGTTTCTGGTGGATTTCGAGCGGTTCGGGCCGGCGGTGAGGGGGTTCCTCGACGCGTTGTGAAGTCGGGCTCGGCTGGGATGGCTCGGATGGCTCGGATGGCTGCCATGATTGAATTACTTGGGAACGGGTAGGGTCGGTCGAAAGACGACCGCACGTATCGGCACAACGTTCTGTAACGCATGACCCCGAAACGGATCAACGCATGATCGGCCGACATTGCGTGCCTCTGCGTTGATGGTCATGCGTTACCTTGCCGATCACCGTTATCGGCGGTCGTCTGTCGACCGACCCTACCCGACCTCACGCATTCCTTGCCACCGGTCTTCCGTAATTCGCCCTCTAACATCAGCGCGCGCCGCTTCTAGAGCGCCGCCGCCGTGGCTTGCGCATCCCGGGCAGGCTC is part of the Stenotrophomonas oahuensis genome and encodes:
- a CDS encoding DsbE family thiol:disulfide interchange protein; its protein translation is MSEPRPIPPVAIVIGVLFFFGLLGLMIYGVMKSGAPDRDILPSALINKPAPAFALPILHDPQTTVRSEELRGAPYVLNVWGSWCAACREEHPVLTAFAETKRVRVIGYNWKDEPADALRWLETLGNPFVLVLADMEGRTAIDWGVTAAPETFLVDASGVVRWKYSGALTQRVIDTQLLPELDKLDRAHAQPVATPPPAE
- a CDS encoding cytochrome c-type biogenesis protein — protein: MLLALLMPLLASAQAVSDPTPLQYRDAAEEARFHALAAELRCVQCQNQSLADSNAQIAHDLRREVLTLMQQGNSDAQIKQFLVERYGEFVLYRPAMDARNSLLWFGPLGVLLIGAGTVFWVVRRRSRTVQPMDESEERW
- a CDS encoding tetratricopeptide repeat protein, which translates into the protein MVNLWLPAFAALAAAVMALMVLWPLRGSGRKGFIALTVALGVAGCALYVLVGTPEAATPRTETAASNDLQQGIRDLQQALEREPQRADGWALLGRSQLALGRTEEANAAFERAVALAPDEAPVLVEAAQARAQAHATRQFDDTALQWLRHAQQVDPNSERAAWLIGVALRQRGQNAEAAQVWEALLPKLEPGAAAALREQIAIARGAGGDAPAAASGGHALQVSVALAAGTKADALPANATVFIIARQPGGPPMPVAVEKHALSDLPITVTLDDGDSPMPTVKLSALDEVEVFARVSASGQANRQEGDVDSAPVRVKLPHTGTVELSLP
- the metX gene encoding homoserine O-acetyltransferase MetX — its product is MTEFIPPGTRYHPLPSPFAFKRGGELHGAHVAYETWGTLNERADNAVLIVTGLSPDAHAAANADNPAPGWWEAMVGPNKPIDTDRWFVICVNSLGSCKGSTGPASLNPATSEPYRLSFPELSIEDGARAAVEVVRALGVTELACVIGNSMGGMTALALLRLHPGIARSHINISGSAQALPFSIAIRSLQREAIRLDPQWNGGRYTETDYPESGMRMARKLGVITYRSALEWDGRFGRVRLDSDQTDDDPFGLEFQVESYLEGHARRFVRFFDPNCYLYLSRSMDWFDLAEYGDGDVMAGLAQIKVAKALAIGANTDILFPVQQQQQIADGLRAGGAEAEFIGLESPQGHDAFLVDFERFGPAVRGFLDAL